In Allomuricauda ruestringensis DSM 13258, the following proteins share a genomic window:
- a CDS encoding peroxiredoxin has protein sequence MENSYSENEKVNQMPRIGDMAPDFEAVTTKGKIKFSEFAKDKWIVMFSHPADFTPVCTTEMSGFAQRKDEFDALNTELLGLSIDSIHAHLGWVQNVRENTGVYFDFPIIADLDMKVSKLYGMLQPNESETAAVRAVFFIDPAKKIRLIMYYPLNVGRNMDEILRALEALQTSDEYKVAMPLDWKKGDKVIVSPPKTLDELNERLADDTLEKVDWYLAKKEI, from the coding sequence ATGGAAAATTCTTATTCAGAAAACGAAAAAGTAAATCAAATGCCCCGAATTGGGGATATGGCTCCAGATTTTGAGGCCGTGACCACTAAAGGAAAGATTAAGTTCTCGGAATTTGCCAAGGATAAATGGATCGTAATGTTCTCCCACCCTGCAGATTTTACACCTGTATGCACAACGGAAATGAGCGGGTTCGCACAAAGAAAAGATGAATTTGATGCCTTAAATACTGAACTTCTTGGTTTAAGTATCGATAGTATTCACGCCCACTTGGGTTGGGTTCAAAATGTAAGGGAAAACACTGGTGTATACTTCGATTTCCCAATTATTGCAGATTTGGACATGAAGGTATCCAAATTGTACGGAATGCTTCAACCCAACGAAAGTGAAACCGCAGCAGTACGCGCTGTTTTCTTTATCGATCCAGCTAAAAAAATCAGATTGATCATGTACTATCCTTTAAATGTTGGTAGGAACATGGATGAAATATTAAGGGCCTTGGAAGCGCTACAAACCTCGGATGAGTACAAAGTTGCCATGCCTTTGGATTGGAAAAAAGGAGATAAGGTTATTGTTTCCCCTCCTAAGACTCTAGATGAACTTAATGAAAGACTTGCGGACGATACACTTGAAAAAGTGGATTGGTACCTTGCCAAGAAAGAAATCTAA
- a CDS encoding MBL fold metallo-hydrolase, whose translation MEIKQFEYKPLAHYSYAIVDNGEMAVIDPERDPMQYYVFAQEHGAKIVAVIETHPHADFVSSHLQIHQETGAPIYHSKDLGADYEYEPFDEGQSIMVGDIKVSALNTPGHSPDSITVVAEKDGKTALFTGDTLFIGDVGRPDLREKAGNMTAKRQELAEMMYDTVQNKFKDLPDGALVYPAHGAGSLCGKNLSSDNSSTLGNERMGNWAFKPQSKEEFVNTLLDSQPFIPSYFGFDVDINRRGPENLRTSIAKVPLQLNTSISGLIVDVRDETEFKKGHLPGSINIMAVSEDSKFETWLGAIVNPGEPFSLVIDKPDDMEKILERVAKIGYEKQVNLVLTLDETELLQSDKIDLTHFKNNPDEYTIVDIRNQSETNEGKYFENAIHIPLNELRNSKNHIPTDRPIVVHCEGGYRSAIGSSIVGNMHDKANVFDLSENIDNFKKTKR comes from the coding sequence ATGGAAATAAAACAGTTTGAATATAAACCTTTAGCCCACTATTCCTATGCTATTGTGGATAATGGTGAAATGGCCGTTATAGATCCAGAAAGGGATCCTATGCAGTACTATGTGTTTGCACAAGAACATGGTGCAAAAATAGTAGCCGTTATTGAAACCCATCCACACGCTGATTTTGTGAGTTCCCACTTGCAAATACACCAAGAAACCGGAGCACCTATTTATCACAGCAAAGATTTGGGTGCCGACTATGAATATGAGCCTTTTGATGAAGGTCAAAGTATTATGGTCGGGGATATCAAGGTTTCTGCCTTAAATACTCCAGGACACTCACCAGACAGTATTACCGTTGTAGCCGAAAAAGACGGAAAAACAGCACTCTTTACAGGGGACACCCTTTTTATTGGGGACGTAGGACGACCAGATTTACGTGAAAAAGCCGGTAATATGACCGCAAAGCGTCAAGAACTGGCCGAAATGATGTATGATACCGTCCAAAATAAATTCAAGGATCTGCCCGATGGAGCTTTGGTGTACCCCGCTCATGGGGCCGGTTCCTTATGTGGAAAAAACCTGAGTTCTGACAATAGCAGTACTCTCGGCAACGAAAGAATGGGTAACTGGGCCTTTAAACCTCAATCAAAAGAAGAATTTGTAAATACCCTTTTGGATAGCCAACCCTTTATCCCATCTTATTTTGGATTTGATGTGGATATCAATAGACGAGGTCCAGAAAATCTAAGAACCTCCATTGCAAAAGTGCCTCTACAATTAAATACAAGTATCAGTGGATTAATTGTGGATGTCAGGGACGAAACAGAATTTAAAAAAGGGCACCTGCCAGGGAGCATCAATATTATGGCCGTTTCGGAAGACTCAAAGTTTGAAACCTGGCTGGGTGCCATAGTTAATCCAGGAGAACCCTTTAGTTTGGTTATCGATAAACCGGATGACATGGAAAAAATATTGGAAAGGGTTGCTAAAATCGGATATGAGAAGCAAGTGAATTTGGTTTTGACGTTGGATGAAACCGAGCTTTTACAAAGTGATAAAATTGACCTGACACATTTTAAAAACAACCCCGATGAGTATACTATTGTGGATATCCGTAACCAAAGTGAAACCAATGAGGGAAAGTATTTTGAAAACGCCATACACATACCATTGAATGAACTACGAAATTCAAAAAACCATATCCCAACTGATAGGCCAATTGTAGTTCATTGTGAAGGTGGTTATAGAAGTGCTATCGGAAGCAGCATTGTAGGGAATATGCATGACAAAGCAAATGTCTTCGATTTAAGCGAAAATATAGATAACTTTAAAAAAACAAAAAGATGA
- a CDS encoding Dps family protein, which yields MKKSELNNIGLEINDSKQVAEKLNDLLSNYQQFYMNLRGFHWNIKGKKFFELHLKFEELYNDALEKVDEIAERILTLSQSPYHTFSKYLNHSEIKEAENVSDGETAIDNVLKALKILLSKERVILKEAADADDEGTVALMSEYIVEQEKLVWMLSAYKS from the coding sequence ATGAAAAAATCCGAATTAAACAACATTGGTCTAGAAATTAATGACTCAAAGCAAGTTGCAGAAAAGTTAAACGACCTGTTATCAAACTACCAACAATTCTATATGAATTTAAGGGGATTTCATTGGAACATTAAAGGAAAAAAATTCTTTGAACTACATTTAAAATTTGAAGAACTGTATAACGATGCTTTAGAAAAAGTAGATGAGATAGCAGAGCGTATACTCACTTTAAGTCAATCGCCATATCATACATTTTCAAAATACCTAAACCATTCAGAAATTAAGGAAGCAGAAAATGTTTCGGATGGTGAAACAGCAATTGACAATGTTTTAAAAGCTCTAAAAATTTTACTTTCAAAAGAAAGAGTGATCTTAAAAGAAGCAGCTGACGCAGACGACGAAGGTACCGTAGCCCTTATGAGTGAATACATTGTGGAGCAAGAAAAATTGGTTTGGATGTTATCTGCATATAAGAGTTGA
- a CDS encoding cytochrome ubiquinol oxidase subunit I produces MEDMLFYDRMQFAFTITFHYLFPQLTMGLSLMIVYFKWKFLRTKIDTYNDAAKFWMKIFALNFAMGVVTGIPMEFQFGTNWAKFSELTGGIIGQTLAMEGMFSFFLESSFLGLFLFGEKLLGHKLHFVTGFLVFLGSWASGYLIIATHSWMQHPVGYEILENGKFVLNNFSALFSNPWLLPAYLHNQLASLITASFVVAAIGAFYLLNNKHGEFGKLFVKTGVVFGLVSSILVAFPTGDWTAKNVVKHQPVTFAAMEGIFETEKGGSEIILIGQPDMENKKLDNKVAVPNILSFLTYQSWDAEIKGLNEFDKSLYPTNVPGLYYAYHIMVGLGTIFIGLMLAASIQLYRKRLYKTKWILWSLLLMLPLPYIANTTGWYTAELGRQPWLVYNLLKTGDGISPTVSSGNTLFTLLGFIGLYLLLGLLFLILVGKIINKGPLALKHN; encoded by the coding sequence ATGGAAGATATGCTTTTCTATGACCGAATGCAATTTGCATTTACTATTACCTTTCACTATCTCTTCCCTCAATTGACAATGGGATTATCCCTAATGATTGTCTATTTTAAGTGGAAGTTTTTAAGAACTAAAATCGACACATACAATGATGCAGCAAAGTTTTGGATGAAAATCTTTGCACTCAATTTTGCTATGGGTGTAGTTACAGGAATCCCCATGGAGTTTCAATTTGGCACAAATTGGGCTAAATTCTCTGAACTTACCGGAGGGATAATTGGACAGACTTTAGCAATGGAAGGGATGTTTTCCTTTTTCTTGGAATCATCATTTCTTGGGCTTTTTCTGTTTGGGGAAAAGCTACTTGGACATAAGCTTCATTTTGTCACCGGGTTTTTGGTATTTCTTGGCTCATGGGCAAGCGGGTATCTCATTATCGCCACACATTCTTGGATGCAACATCCTGTAGGTTACGAAATCCTTGAAAACGGCAAGTTTGTTTTAAACAATTTTTCCGCATTATTTTCCAATCCTTGGTTACTTCCAGCTTATTTACACAATCAATTGGCTTCACTTATTACAGCATCCTTTGTAGTGGCAGCTATTGGAGCTTTCTATCTATTGAATAACAAACATGGTGAGTTTGGAAAATTATTTGTTAAAACAGGAGTGGTCTTTGGTTTGGTCTCTAGCATCTTGGTTGCATTTCCAACAGGGGATTGGACCGCTAAAAATGTTGTTAAGCACCAACCTGTAACCTTTGCAGCTATGGAAGGAATTTTTGAGACAGAAAAAGGTGGTTCTGAAATTATTTTGATCGGACAACCTGATATGGAAAATAAAAAACTGGACAATAAGGTTGCAGTACCGAATATATTGAGTTTTTTAACTTATCAAAGTTGGGATGCCGAAATTAAAGGCTTAAATGAATTTGATAAAAGCCTATACCCAACCAATGTCCCAGGGCTATATTATGCCTATCATATTATGGTAGGACTTGGCACCATATTTATAGGGTTAATGTTGGCAGCTTCAATTCAACTGTATAGAAAAAGACTTTATAAAACAAAATGGATTCTCTGGTCATTGTTATTAATGTTACCTCTTCCATACATTGCCAATACAACAGGTTGGTACACCGCCGAATTAGGCCGTCAACCATGGTTGGTTTACAACCTTTTAAAAACTGGAGACGGTATATCGCCAACAGTATCTTCAGGTAATACTTTATTTACACTTCTAGGGTTTATTGGACTTTACTTATTATTGGGACTCTTATTTTTAATATTAGTGGGCAAAATCATCAATAAAGGACCTCTTGCCTTAAAACACAATTAA
- the cydB gene encoding cytochrome d ubiquinol oxidase subunit II: MELFWYIVLMTMLAIYVILDGYDFGAGIIHLFFAKNEKDKKAITNAIGPFWDANEVWLIAAGGVLFFAFPTLYASSFSGFYLPLIIILWLLIFRAIGLELRGQIHNKIWEIVWDKAFGIASFLLALFFGVALGNVVRGVNLGMVANGVSTQEAHYFFLPLWNPTFSPKAEHLGIIDWFTLLLGVIGVVSLTIHGANWIIFKTNSSLNKKLKRVVFRLNIALIILVIISLLVWHIIEPKPFHNFIETPWLWVFPIITFTGLFGLFKVRSFKKDGMGFLFSSLFLLGGFTSTAASIFPNLLPSSNGINPSLTIENVAAHEYGLSVGINWFVLAVLLVIIYMAIQYRVFKGKMDDVGYGEH, from the coding sequence ATGGAATTATTCTGGTACATTGTTTTAATGACTATGCTGGCCATATATGTTATTTTAGATGGCTATGATTTTGGGGCAGGGATCATTCACTTGTTCTTTGCTAAAAACGAAAAAGATAAAAAAGCCATTACGAATGCCATTGGTCCTTTTTGGGATGCCAATGAAGTTTGGTTGATTGCAGCTGGCGGTGTATTATTTTTTGCATTTCCTACCTTATATGCTTCCTCGTTCAGTGGTTTTTATTTACCGCTCATAATAATACTTTGGCTACTTATTTTCAGGGCAATCGGATTGGAATTAAGAGGACAAATACACAATAAAATTTGGGAAATTGTATGGGATAAAGCCTTTGGAATAGCGAGTTTTTTATTGGCTTTGTTTTTTGGTGTTGCCTTGGGAAATGTGGTTAGAGGTGTCAATCTGGGCATGGTTGCAAATGGGGTTTCAACTCAAGAAGCCCATTATTTTTTCTTGCCACTGTGGAACCCGACTTTTAGTCCGAAAGCCGAACATTTGGGTATTATTGATTGGTTTACACTGCTGTTAGGGGTCATCGGTGTTGTCTCATTGACTATCCATGGTGCAAATTGGATTATTTTCAAAACAAATTCATCGTTAAATAAAAAGCTTAAGAGAGTAGTATTCCGCCTAAATATAGCCCTTATCATTTTAGTGATCATATCACTGTTAGTTTGGCATATCATTGAGCCCAAGCCTTTTCATAATTTTATTGAAACACCTTGGTTATGGGTATTTCCCATAATCACTTTCACGGGATTATTTGGTCTATTTAAAGTGAGGTCTTTCAAAAAAGATGGCATGGGATTCCTGTTTTCATCTTTGTTTTTGTTGGGAGGGTTCACATCTACTGCAGCCTCAATTTTTCCAAACCTACTACCATCAAGCAATGGTATTAATCCATCCCTAACAATCGAAAATGTTGCAGCCCATGAATATGGTTTATCCGTTGGTATCAACTGGTTTGTTCTGGCAGTTTTGTTAGTGATTATTTATATGGCCATCCAGTATAGGGTGTTTAAGGGTAAGATGGATGATGTTGGTTATGGAGAACATTAA
- a CDS encoding response regulator, whose amino-acid sequence MKLTTFIIDDDLVSQFATRYCIQQSQGNFDIVTCSSGEEGIQACFSSIEKHDRLPDIVFLDLVMDDMNGWDFLQNLKNLFVEHELPSVYVLSAFTNAKDRAIAKKNGLISGYVDKPLSRSYLEKILKEEEKKRA is encoded by the coding sequence ATGAAGCTTACCACGTTTATCATAGATGATGATTTGGTGTCACAGTTCGCAACCCGGTACTGTATACAACAATCCCAAGGTAATTTTGATATTGTTACCTGTTCCAGTGGCGAAGAAGGTATACAAGCCTGTTTCAGTTCCATTGAGAAGCACGACAGATTACCTGACATTGTCTTTTTAGATCTTGTTATGGATGATATGAACGGATGGGATTTTTTACAAAACCTTAAAAATTTGTTCGTGGAGCACGAACTTCCAAGTGTATATGTACTTTCAGCCTTTACCAATGCTAAGGATCGCGCCATAGCCAAAAAGAATGGGTTGATTTCCGGTTACGTGGACAAGCCTTTGTCACGTTCCTATCTGGAAAAAATATTGAAAGAAGAAGAGAAAAAACGGGCTTAG
- a CDS encoding YeeE/YedE family protein: MKNVVYIILGIFLGIVLYKSEAASWFRIYEMFQFDSFHMYGIIGSALAVGIVLVQWIKKSKLKSFSGETITILDKEKSIARYILGGALFGLGWALAGACPGPIYILVGAGYWPIVIVLVGALLGAFAYGVLRSKLPH; this comes from the coding sequence ATGAAGAATGTAGTATACATCATATTGGGCATCTTTTTGGGAATTGTTTTGTATAAATCGGAAGCTGCTTCGTGGTTTAGGATATATGAAATGTTCCAGTTTGATTCGTTCCACATGTACGGAATCATTGGCTCGGCATTGGCAGTGGGCATTGTTTTGGTGCAATGGATCAAAAAATCGAAGCTAAAATCATTTTCAGGAGAAACAATTACTATACTGGACAAAGAAAAATCAATTGCCAGATACATTTTGGGAGGAGCACTCTTTGGATTGGGGTGGGCCTTGGCCGGAGCTTGTCCCGGACCTATCTATATTTTGGTGGGAGCTGGGTATTGGCCCATAGTCATTGTTTTGGTTGGAGCGTTACTTGGAGCCTTTGCGTATGGCGTTTTAAGGAGTAAATTACCACACTAA
- a CDS encoding YeeE/YedE family protein: protein MLYQPWPWYVSGPLIALIMALLILMGKRFGMSSNLETFCSIGGAGKFSDYFKIDVKSKRWNLLVVLGSVIGGFVGAQLLSPNPAVNISDKTVTKLQELGFDSAGTAYLPTELFSVESLADPKVWIILLVAGFLVGFGTRYAGGCTSGHAISGLSNLQRPSLIAVIGFFIGGLIMVHLLFPLIFTV from the coding sequence ATGCTTTATCAACCTTGGCCTTGGTATGTATCGGGCCCACTCATTGCCCTGATCATGGCTTTGCTTATTCTTATGGGCAAACGTTTTGGAATGTCGTCCAACCTTGAGACTTTTTGTTCCATTGGTGGTGCTGGAAAGTTTTCGGATTACTTCAAAATAGATGTAAAATCCAAACGCTGGAACCTTTTGGTTGTCCTTGGCTCTGTAATCGGGGGGTTTGTTGGAGCTCAGCTGCTTTCCCCCAATCCAGCAGTAAACATTTCAGATAAAACCGTTACCAAATTGCAAGAACTCGGGTTTGATAGTGCTGGTACAGCCTATTTGCCCACGGAACTTTTTAGTGTGGAATCCCTTGCCGATCCTAAAGTGTGGATCATTCTTTTGGTGGCTGGCTTTTTGGTAGGATTTGGCACAAGATATGCGGGAGGTTGTACCTCTGGGCATGCTATTTCTGGTTTGAGCAATTTACAGCGACCTTCCTTGATTGCAGTTATCGGATTTTTTATCGGAGGATTGATCATGGTTCACTTGTTGTTTCCCTTAATTTTTACGGTATGA
- a CDS encoding YgaP family membrane protein, producing the protein MRNRIVRGVAGTFILISLILAIYVSQNWLWFTAFVGANLLQSSLTRWCLLEDILKKFGVQDSDKNCC; encoded by the coding sequence ATGAGAAATAGAATTGTAAGAGGCGTAGCGGGAACGTTTATATTAATAAGTCTGATTTTGGCTATTTATGTAAGTCAAAATTGGCTTTGGTTTACCGCTTTTGTCGGGGCCAACTTGCTTCAGTCATCCTTGACCAGATGGTGCTTGTTGGAAGATATTTTGAAGAAATTCGGAGTTCAAGATTCTGATAAGAACTGTTGTTGA